A stretch of the Nitrospirota bacterium genome encodes the following:
- a CDS encoding FAD-binding protein — MELEGIEISTEDADLLCYGFDASGMEGRASMVAWPKSAEEVSRLLLYAASREMPVVPRGAGTGMTAGAVPSRGGIVLSFEKMDRILQVDTANLACTVEPGVVNARLQQELAAHGFFYPPDPASLHVCTIGGNVAENAGGPRALKYGVTRDYVMGLEAVLPTGETITTGVRTHKGVVGYDLTRLLVGSEGTLAVVTKIRLKILPEPPAVTTLLASFADVEGAGRAVSAIIAAKVIPRTLEFMDREAIAAVEGFKPTGLPVGAEALLLVEMDGHPRAVEEEGTRAIDILSEHGAQV, encoded by the coding sequence ATGGAGCTTGAAGGCATCGAGATATCCACGGAGGACGCGGACCTCCTGTGCTACGGCTTCGACGCCTCGGGCATGGAGGGGCGGGCCTCCATGGTGGCCTGGCCCAAGAGCGCCGAGGAGGTCTCGCGCCTTCTCCTTTACGCCGCCTCCCGCGAGATGCCGGTGGTCCCCAGGGGCGCGGGGACGGGCATGACCGCGGGGGCCGTGCCCTCGCGCGGGGGCATTGTGCTTAGTTTCGAAAAGATGGACCGCATCCTCCAGGTGGACACCGCCAACCTCGCCTGCACCGTGGAGCCCGGTGTTGTCAACGCCCGCCTTCAGCAAGAGCTTGCCGCCCACGGGTTTTTCTACCCCCCGGACCCGGCGAGCCTGCACGTCTGCACCATCGGGGGCAACGTGGCCGAGAACGCCGGGGGCCCCCGCGCCCTGAAGTACGGGGTCACCAGGGACTACGTCATGGGGCTCGAGGCGGTCCTGCCCACCGGCGAGACCATCACCACCGGCGTGCGCACCCACAAGGGCGTGGTGGGCTACGACCTCACCCGCCTCCTGGTGGGCTCGGAAGGCACCCTTGCGGTGGTAACGAAGATACGGCTCAAGATACTCCCGGAGCCCCCCGCGGTGACCACGCTCCTGGCCTCCTTTGCCGACGTAGAGGGGGCCGGCCGGGCCGTCTCGGCCATCATCGCCGCCAAGGTCATCCCCCGCACCCTGGAGTTCATGGACCGGGAGGCCATCGCCGCCGTGGAGGGCTTCAAGCCCACGGGGCTTCCCGTGGGAGCGGAGGCCCTGCTCCTTGTGGAGATGGACGGCCACCCCCGGGCCGTGGAGGAGGAGGGCACCAGGGCCATAGACATCCTCTCGGAGCACGGCGCCCAGGT